The genomic interval TGGGCGCCGAGCGTACCCTGGTGCTGGTGAACGGCAAGCGCCTGGGCGCAACCACCTCGGGTCTGCAGGACCTCAGCCAGATTCCGATGTCCGCGATCGAGCGTATCGAAGTGCTGAAGGACGGCGCCTCGTCGATCTACGGCTCCGACGCCATCGCCGGCGTCGTCAACGTCATCACCCGCAAGCGCTTCGACGGCGCCGAGGCCTCGGTCGAGTACGGCCAGTTCGGCCAGGGCGACGGCGAGACCTCGCAGTACTCCTTGACCATCGGCTCGCAGGGCGAGCGCGGCGGCGTGACCCTGAGCGCCGAGTACTCCAAGCAGGATCCGGTGTTCGCCAAGAACCGCTGGTTCAGCCGCGACGGCAGCCGCGGTCCGAACTCGACCCCGGGCAGCTGGAGCCCGATCAGCCAGAATGGCTCCTGGTGCAACCCGCTCCAGGTCGACTGCACCGATCCCAGCGTGGCGGTGTGGCAGACCCTGAATCCGGGCGGCAACCCGAACAACCCGGCCGACTACCATCCGCTGACGGCCGCCGAGCGCGCCAACTCGAACCAGCAGATGATGTTGCAGACCGGCATCGAGCGTAAGTCGGTGTTCGCCAACGCGAACTACGACCTGACCGACGCGATCGTGTTCAACGCCGACATGCTCTACAACGAGCGCACCACCGACCAGCAGATCGCCGGCTACCCGTACCAGTCCGCGTCCTTCGACACGCCGCTGTCGGGCGACAGCGCGTTCAACCCGATCGGGCAGGACGTCGATTTCCGCCGCCGTCTGTGGGAAGTGCCGCGCACCACCGAGAGCAAGCTGAAGACCACGCGCTTCGCGCCGACCGTCAGCGGCTACTTCGAATTCGCCGGCAAGACCTGGGACTGGGACGTCGGCGCGCTGTGGAACCGCAACGAGAGCACCAAGACCGGTCACGGCGACATGAGCCTGATCGCCTCGCGTCAGGCGCTGGGTTCGTCCTTCATCAACGCCAACGGCGTCGCCCAGTGCGGCACCGCTGCCGCGCCGGTGTCGCTGAGCAACTGCCGTCCGTGGAACCCGCTGCTGCCCTACGGCGTCGCCGGCCCGGGCTCGCTGGCCGACCCGGACACCCAGGCCTTCCTGTTCCCGTACTTCACCGACACCGGCCTGACCAAGACCACCAGCTACACCGCGAACCTGAGCGGCACGCTGGCGACCCTGCCGGCCGGCGATCTGGGCATCGCGGTGGGTTACGAGCACCGCAAGGAAGAAGGCCGCTTCTCGCCGGACGCGTTCGCGCAGTCGGGTGAGAGCACCGGTCTGGGCGCCAAGACCACCGCCGGCAACTACAAGCTGGACGAGTTCTACCTCGAGTTGAACGTGCCGATCCTGCGCGACATGGCGTTCGCCAAGGAACTGACGATCAATGCCGCCAGCCGCTATTCGGACTACAGCAACTTCGGCGACACCGTCAATTCCAAGTTCGGCTTCACCTGGAAGCCGATCGACGAGCTGCTGGTCCGCGGCACCTACGCCGAAGGCTTCCGGGCGCCGACCATCAACGATCTGTACGGCGGCCTGAGCAGCAGCTTCGAGTCGTATGTCGATCCGTGCGGCGTGGGCGCTCCGAACAGCGTCAACGGCAACGCGGCGTGCACCGGGGCCGGCGTGCCGATCGGCTACACCCAGCTGGGCCAGGGTTACGTCCCGTGCACGACCTATCCGTGCCAGACCCCCGACGAGTTCATCAGCGGCGCCAACCCGAACCTGAAGCCGGAAACCTCCACCAGCAAGACCGCGGGTCTGGTGTGGAGCCCGCGCTGGGTGCAGGGCCTGGACATCTCGCTGGATTGGTACCGCTACGAGATCAAGGACATGATCATCTCCGATAGCGTGGACCGCATCCTGCGCGACTGCTACGTGCTGGGCGACGCCTCGCGCTGCGCGGGCGTGACGCGTGCGGCCGACGGCCACATCTCGGCGATGACCTACGGCGTGGCCAATCTCGGCCAGATGGAAACCGAAGGCTACGATCTGGGCGTGAAGTACCGTCTGCCGGAAATGGGCATCGGCAACATCCTGATCGACTGGCAGACCAGCTACGTCAGCAAGTACGACGAAGCGGGCCAGAACGGCGCCGGCGACAACATCATGATCGGCCGCGTCGGCGAGCCGGGCATCTTCCGCGTGCGCTCCAACCTGGGCGTGAACTGGTCGATGGGCGACTTCGGTGTGAACTACACCCTGCGCTACTACTCGGGCATGAAGGAAAGCTGCATTTCTCTGGCACAGGACTACTGCGACGCGCCGGACCATTTCGCC from Xanthomonas sp. DAR 34887 carries:
- a CDS encoding TonB-dependent receptor plug domain-containing protein, producing MNLRTSAVRLGLLPASIAIALTPAMAGAQESAASTTTLDRIEITGSRIRSADVETQQPILTLDRQALERQGYTSVADVLQNLTSAGSPAISRADALASGENVGGYYVDLRNLGAERTLVLVNGKRLGATTSGLQDLSQIPMSAIERIEVLKDGASSIYGSDAIAGVVNVITRKRFDGAEASVEYGQFGQGDGETSQYSLTIGSQGERGGVTLSAEYSKQDPVFAKNRWFSRDGSRGPNSTPGSWSPISQNGSWCNPLQVDCTDPSVAVWQTLNPGGNPNNPADYHPLTAAERANSNQQMMLQTGIERKSVFANANYDLTDAIVFNADMLYNERTTDQQIAGYPYQSASFDTPLSGDSAFNPIGQDVDFRRRLWEVPRTTESKLKTTRFAPTVSGYFEFAGKTWDWDVGALWNRNESTKTGHGDMSLIASRQALGSSFINANGVAQCGTAAAPVSLSNCRPWNPLLPYGVAGPGSLADPDTQAFLFPYFTDTGLTKTTSYTANLSGTLATLPAGDLGIAVGYEHRKEEGRFSPDAFAQSGESTGLGAKTTAGNYKLDEFYLELNVPILRDMAFAKELTINAASRYSDYSNFGDTVNSKFGFTWKPIDELLVRGTYAEGFRAPTINDLYGGLSSSFESYVDPCGVGAPNSVNGNAACTGAGVPIGYTQLGQGYVPCTTYPCQTPDEFISGANPNLKPETSTSKTAGLVWSPRWVQGLDISLDWYRYEIKDMIISDSVDRILRDCYVLGDASRCAGVTRAADGHISAMTYGVANLGQMETEGYDLGVKYRLPEMGIGNILIDWQTSYVSKYDEAGQNGAGDNIMIGRVGEPGIFRVRSNLGVNWSMGDFGVNYTLRYYSGMKESCISLAQDYCDAPDHFANGESDPLRHTGSNTFHDLQVNWKAPWDATIAIGANNVFDHRGPLMYSAPDSAFAYYGGFDIGRYMYMKYTQRF